The genome window AGCGGCGTGATGGTGCCCGCAGCGTTGGCGCGTTGCAACAACACCGTGCCGGTGAGGTCGCGCGAGGTGCGCTGCACATCGCGGACGGGATCTTCCAATTCCCAGGGCAACGCCAGTTTTTCATCGGCGATCAACGCCAACACCAGCCGCGTCGTGCCCAGCTTGAGCGCCGTCGCATACGGAGACATGTTGGCATCCCCGAGAATCAAATGCAACCGGCGATAGACGTCGGTCGAGGCGTGCGGTTCGTCGCGCGTGTTGATGATCGGACGCTGCGTCATGGTCTCGATGCTGAGCACGCACTCGACGAAATCCGAACGCTGTCCCAACTGCAACCCGGAGAACGGCTCGACCTTGCCGCCGTCGGTGCCGACCTTGCCCGCGCCCGCGTACAACTGCCGCGTCACCAGAAACGGCACCAGTCCCCGCACCCAGACATCGAAGTCAAGCCGGCGCGGGATCGTATAATTGTCGTGCGTGCCGTAACTGTGGCCGCTGTAGTCGGTGTTGTTCTTGAACACCTGCACATGCGGTCCGCCCAGTTCCTGATTGCGGCGGCGCACGCAGTCGAGCAGGATGCGGTCGCCCGCCTGATCGTGCGTGACCAGTTCGAACACGCCCCGGCATTCCGGCGTGCTGTATTCCGGATGCGTGTGGTCGTTGTAAAAGCGCGCGCCGTTGACCAGCACCCGGTCGCACTTCATGTCCCAGTAACTGTAGGGACGCTTGCGATCCTCCGCGCAAAATTCGTCTTCTTCCTCGTCCTGCGCCAGATGCGTGACCGTGAAGCCGCGCATGTCGAGGTGCGTGCGCTCGCGGCTGTAGGTCCAGGCCTGAAACACGCTCTTCATGGCGCACTGCTTGAGCAACGCCATCGACTCTTCAACGGGATCGGAATCGTCCAGGTCTTCGCGGATGATTCCGTATTCGGTTTCCAGTCCCAGCAGGGGTACGGCAACAGTCATATAATCGACCGGCTCATGGTTTGGTGCGCGGCCTGATCCGAATCCTTGGGACGGCGCACCCGCACGACATTTTTCGGATCGAAGTCCAGCAGTTGCAG of Nitrospina watsonii contains these proteins:
- a CDS encoding proteasome accessory factor PafA2 family protein — protein: MTVAVPLLGLETEYGIIREDLDDSDPVEESMALLKQCAMKSVFQAWTYSRERTHLDMRGFTVTHLAQDEEEDEFCAEDRKRPYSYWDMKCDRVLVNGARFYNDHTHPEYSTPECRGVFELVTHDQAGDRILLDCVRRRNQELGGPHVQVFKNNTDYSGHSYGTHDNYTIPRRLDFDVWVRGLVPFLVTRQLYAGAGKVGTDGGKVEPFSGLQLGQRSDFVECVLSIETMTQRPIINTRDEPHASTDVYRRLHLILGDANMSPYATALKLGTTRLVLALIADEKLALPWELEDPVRDVQRTSRDLTGTVLLQRANAAGTITPLDIQAWYLEQAKRHPGHLADADEEQWIVQEWERTLNDLKEDPHKLSDRIDWAIKENLFTQFIEAEGLMWDDPVMQSLDLEYHNLDPERGLYYGLVESGDLKTFTPEAEVDRAVHNAPPTTRARIRGQMVDQEQDNIRGIHWTGIEFKNGEYLDLTDIIHEQDVEQVLETNKELFAWK